One window of Burkholderia thailandensis E264 genomic DNA carries:
- a CDS encoding 3-hydroxyacyl-CoA dehydrogenase NAD-binding domain-containing protein → MNQQASHATGTVTRERRDKVLVVTIDHPPVNALSADVRRGLVDALDAADADAAVGAVLIVGAGRNFIAGADIREFGKPPVPPLLPDVCNRIETSGKPVVVALHGAALGGGLEIALAAHYRIAVPGAKLGLPEVQLGLLPGAGGTQRTPRLIGAKAALDLMLSGRHASAEEALTLGLVDRLAHSDDTLAEGLAYVHELLAAGAPARRTRDAQGLADRAAAEAALEAARADVAKKSRGLFSPAKIVDAVAAALALPFDEGLRTERRLFVECLDSPQRAGLVHAFFAEREAAKSPETRRGVPRAIERIGVVGGGTMGAGIAVAALDAGFPVTMIERDDASLERGRAHVEKVYAGLVAKGRMTPAAQAARLARFKGGTSYDALAQADVVIEAVFEDMAVKKSVFAELARACKPGAVLATNTSYLDIDEIAASVERTPDVIGLHFFSPANIMKLLEVVVPAKVSADVVATAFELAKKLRKIPVRAGVCDGFIGNRVLAVYRTAADYMMEDGASPYQIDRAIREFGFPMGPYQVVDLAGGDIGWATRKRRAPTRDPRLRYVEIGDRLCERGWFGQKTGRGYYLYPDGARAGAPDPEVEAIIAEARAKKGVSPRAFTDDEIVRRYLAAMINEGANVVHEKIALRPLDVDAVFLHGYGFPRYRGGPMHYADTVGLANVLADIRAFASEDPVFWKPSPLLVDLVARGETFASLNRID, encoded by the coding sequence ATGAATCAGCAGGCTTCCCACGCAACCGGCACCGTCACGCGCGAGCGGCGCGACAAGGTGCTCGTCGTCACGATCGACCATCCGCCCGTCAACGCGCTGTCCGCCGACGTGCGGCGCGGCCTCGTCGACGCGCTCGACGCGGCCGATGCCGACGCCGCCGTCGGCGCGGTGCTGATCGTCGGCGCCGGGCGCAACTTCATCGCCGGCGCGGACATTCGCGAGTTCGGCAAGCCGCCCGTGCCGCCGCTGCTGCCCGACGTGTGCAACCGGATCGAGACGAGCGGCAAGCCCGTCGTCGTCGCGCTGCACGGCGCGGCGCTGGGCGGCGGCCTCGAGATCGCGCTCGCCGCGCACTACCGGATCGCGGTGCCGGGCGCGAAGCTCGGCCTGCCCGAAGTGCAGCTCGGCCTGCTGCCCGGCGCGGGCGGCACGCAGCGCACGCCGCGCCTGATCGGCGCGAAGGCCGCGCTCGACCTGATGCTGAGCGGCCGGCACGCGTCGGCCGAGGAGGCGTTGACGCTCGGCCTCGTCGACCGGCTCGCGCACAGCGACGACACGCTCGCCGAAGGGCTCGCGTACGTGCACGAGCTGCTCGCGGCGGGCGCGCCCGCGCGCCGCACGCGCGACGCCCAAGGGCTCGCCGATCGCGCGGCCGCCGAAGCCGCGCTCGAGGCGGCGCGCGCCGACGTCGCGAAGAAGTCGCGCGGCCTGTTCTCGCCCGCGAAGATCGTCGACGCGGTCGCCGCCGCGCTCGCGCTGCCGTTCGACGAGGGCCTGCGCACCGAGCGCCGGCTGTTCGTCGAATGCCTCGACAGCCCGCAGCGCGCCGGGCTCGTGCATGCGTTCTTCGCGGAGCGCGAGGCGGCGAAGTCGCCCGAGACGCGCCGCGGCGTGCCGCGCGCGATCGAGCGGATCGGCGTGGTCGGCGGCGGCACGATGGGCGCGGGCATCGCGGTCGCGGCGCTCGACGCCGGCTTCCCGGTGACGATGATCGAGCGCGACGACGCGTCGCTCGAGCGCGGCCGCGCGCACGTCGAGAAGGTCTACGCGGGCCTCGTCGCGAAGGGCCGCATGACGCCCGCCGCGCAGGCCGCGCGCCTCGCTCGCTTCAAGGGCGGCACGTCGTACGACGCGCTCGCGCAGGCCGACGTCGTGATCGAGGCAGTGTTCGAGGACATGGCGGTCAAGAAGTCCGTGTTCGCGGAGCTCGCGCGCGCGTGCAAGCCGGGCGCGGTGCTCGCGACGAACACGTCGTATCTCGACATCGACGAGATCGCGGCGAGCGTCGAGCGCACGCCGGACGTGATCGGCCTGCATTTCTTCTCGCCCGCGAACATCATGAAGCTGCTCGAAGTGGTCGTGCCGGCGAAGGTGAGCGCGGACGTCGTCGCGACCGCGTTCGAGCTCGCGAAGAAGCTGAGGAAGATTCCGGTGCGCGCGGGCGTGTGCGACGGCTTCATCGGCAACCGCGTGCTCGCCGTCTACCGCACGGCCGCCGACTACATGATGGAGGACGGCGCGTCGCCGTATCAGATCGATCGCGCGATCCGCGAATTCGGCTTTCCGATGGGGCCGTATCAGGTCGTCGATCTGGCGGGCGGCGACATCGGCTGGGCGACGCGCAAGCGCCGCGCGCCGACGCGCGATCCGCGGCTGCGCTACGTCGAGATCGGCGATCGCCTCTGTGAGCGCGGCTGGTTCGGCCAGAAGACGGGCCGCGGCTACTACCTGTATCCGGACGGCGCGCGCGCTGGCGCGCCGGACCCGGAGGTCGAGGCGATCATCGCCGAAGCGCGCGCGAAGAAGGGCGTGAGCCCGCGCGCGTTCACCGACGACGAGATCGTGCGCCGCTATCTCGCCGCGATGATCAACGAAGGCGCGAACGTCGTGCACGAGAAGATCGCGCTGCGCCCGCTCGACGTCGACGCGGTGTTCCTGCACGGCTACGGGTTCCCGCGATATCGCGGCGGCCCGATGCATTACGCGGACACGGTGGGCCTCGCGAACGTGCTCGCCGACATTCGCGCGTTCGCGAGCGAGGACCCCGTCTTCTGGAAGCCGTCGCCGCTGCTCGTCGATCTCGTCGCGCGCGGCGAGACCTTCGCGAGCCTGAACCGCATCGACTGA
- the lipA gene encoding lipoyl synthase, producing the protein MTDLTATPAPAEPAASAYDPTAKQKAQAKTARIPIKIVPIEKLKKPEWIRVKAATGSSRFNEIKTILREHNLHTVCEEASCPNIGECFGKGTATFMIMGDKCTRRCPFCDVGHGRPDPLDADEPKNLARTIAALKLKYVVITSVDRDDLRDGGAGHFVECIREVREQSPATRIEILTPDFRGRLDRALEILNAAPPDVMNHNLETVPRLYKEARPGSDYAHSLKLLKDFKALHPDVATKSGLMVGLGETTDEILQVMRDLRAHDVDMLTIGQYLQPSEHHLPVREYVHPDTFKMYEEEAYKMGFTHAAVGAMVRSSYHADLQAHGAGVV; encoded by the coding sequence ATGACTGACCTTACCGCTACCCCCGCACCCGCCGAACCGGCCGCGTCCGCCTACGATCCGACCGCCAAGCAGAAGGCGCAGGCGAAGACCGCGCGCATTCCGATCAAGATCGTCCCGATCGAGAAGCTGAAGAAGCCCGAATGGATTCGCGTGAAGGCGGCCACCGGCAGCTCGCGCTTCAACGAGATCAAGACGATCCTGCGCGAGCACAATCTGCACACGGTGTGCGAGGAGGCGAGCTGTCCGAACATCGGCGAGTGCTTCGGCAAGGGCACCGCGACGTTCATGATCATGGGCGACAAGTGCACGCGCCGCTGCCCGTTCTGCGACGTCGGCCACGGCCGTCCCGATCCGCTCGACGCCGACGAGCCGAAGAACCTCGCGCGCACGATCGCGGCGCTCAAGCTCAAGTACGTGGTGATCACGAGCGTCGACCGCGACGACTTGCGCGACGGCGGCGCCGGACACTTCGTCGAGTGCATCCGCGAAGTGCGCGAGCAGTCGCCGGCGACGCGCATCGAGATCCTGACGCCGGACTTCCGCGGCCGCCTCGACCGCGCGCTCGAGATCCTGAACGCCGCGCCGCCCGACGTGATGAACCACAACCTCGAAACGGTGCCGCGCCTGTACAAGGAGGCGCGCCCCGGCTCGGACTACGCGCATTCGCTGAAGCTGCTGAAGGACTTCAAGGCGCTGCATCCGGACGTCGCGACGAAGTCGGGCCTGATGGTCGGCCTCGGCGAGACGACCGACGAAATCCTGCAGGTGATGCGCGACCTGCGCGCGCACGATGTCGACATGCTGACGATCGGCCAATACCTGCAGCCGTCCGAGCACCATTTGCCGGTGCGCGAATACGTGCATCCGGATACGTTCAAGATGTACGAGGAAGAGGCGTACAAGATGGGCTTCACGCACGCGGCCGTCGGCGCGATGGTGCGTTCGAGCTATCACGCCGATCTGCAGGCGCACGGCGCCGGGGTGGTCTGA
- a CDS encoding LysR family transcriptional regulator, with translation MDRLTSMAVFVKAAETGSFAAAGASLGLSSQMVGKHVRFLETHYGMRLINRTTRRQSLTEAGRAFYERSRAVLAEAQAVDALAANLMAAPRGTLRINAPISFGVHCLMPMLASYMRAYPEVQIDLTLSDRIVDVVDEGYDAVIRIAPLADSGLIARPLAPYRLVLCASPAYLAEHGAPAEPADLAAHECLGFSYSGQPAALEWPFESAQGQQHSVRVRSRLAVNNGAALRMAALDGLGIILQPAELVRDDLAAGRLVRLLPGHEPPARPIHVLYSPDRQPTPKLRSFIDAVIAAFGERAGDGRT, from the coding sequence ATGGATCGACTCACCAGCATGGCTGTGTTCGTGAAGGCCGCGGAAACGGGCTCGTTCGCGGCGGCGGGCGCATCGCTCGGCCTGTCGTCGCAGATGGTCGGCAAGCACGTGCGCTTTCTCGAGACCCACTACGGGATGCGGCTCATCAATCGCACGACGCGCCGCCAGAGCCTGACCGAAGCCGGCCGCGCGTTCTACGAGCGCAGCCGGGCGGTACTGGCCGAGGCGCAGGCCGTCGACGCGCTCGCCGCGAACCTGATGGCCGCGCCGCGCGGCACGCTGCGCATCAACGCTCCGATCAGCTTCGGCGTGCATTGCCTGATGCCGATGCTCGCGTCGTACATGCGCGCGTATCCGGAGGTGCAGATTGATCTGACGTTGAGCGATCGCATCGTCGATGTCGTCGACGAAGGCTACGACGCGGTGATCCGCATCGCGCCGCTCGCCGATTCCGGGCTGATCGCGCGGCCGCTCGCGCCGTACCGGCTCGTGCTGTGCGCGTCGCCCGCGTATCTCGCCGAGCACGGCGCGCCGGCCGAGCCCGCCGATCTGGCCGCGCACGAATGCCTCGGGTTTTCGTATTCGGGGCAGCCGGCGGCGCTCGAATGGCCGTTCGAGAGCGCGCAGGGGCAGCAGCATTCGGTGCGCGTGAGGAGCCGGCTCGCGGTCAACAACGGTGCGGCGCTGCGGATGGCCGCGCTCGACGGGCTCGGCATCATCCTGCAGCCGGCCGAGCTCGTGCGCGACGATCTCGCGGCGGGCCGGCTCGTGCGCCTGCTGCCCGGCCATGAGCCGCCCGCGCGGCCGATCCATGTGCTGTATTCGCCCGATCGGCAGCCGACGCCGAAGCTGCGCAGCTTCATCGACGCCGTGATCGCGGCGTTCGGCGAGCGGGCGGGCGACGGGCGGACGTGA
- a CDS encoding acyl-CoA dehydrogenase family protein has product MDFRYTEDRRMLADSLNRFIAEQYPFAARDRIALSEPGYSDDMWRRFAELGAIGALFPEDCGGLGGAGFDIALVFECLGRGLVVEPFAGALMTGRALAQAGGDAHRARLADLIEGRAIGAFAHAEPGTHYEPYTVRTRAAREGGRWVLDGAKAVVDCGEHATFFVVSARTAGADDAAAGLSLFVVPKTAPGVTARGYRKIDGGRAADVRFERVALADDALVGAPGEAADAIERALGFGLLALAAEALGAMDVAKAYTLEYLRTRRQFGVPIGSFQALQHRMAELLLEIEQARSAVINAAAQLDAPRVARERALSAAKYSVGRIGALVAEESIQLHGGIGMTWELPLAHYAKRLVMIDHQLGDEDHHLARYVALSKQ; this is encoded by the coding sequence ATGGACTTTCGATACACCGAAGACCGCCGGATGCTGGCGGACAGCCTGAACCGCTTCATCGCCGAGCAGTACCCGTTCGCCGCGCGCGACCGGATCGCGCTCTCCGAGCCCGGCTACAGCGACGACATGTGGCGGCGCTTCGCCGAGCTGGGCGCGATCGGCGCGCTCTTCCCCGAGGACTGCGGCGGCCTCGGCGGCGCGGGCTTCGACATCGCGCTCGTGTTCGAGTGCCTCGGCCGCGGGCTCGTCGTCGAGCCGTTCGCGGGCGCGCTGATGACCGGGCGCGCGCTCGCGCAGGCGGGCGGCGACGCGCACCGCGCGCGGCTCGCCGATCTGATCGAAGGCCGTGCGATCGGTGCGTTCGCGCATGCGGAGCCCGGCACGCATTACGAACCGTACACGGTGAGAACGCGCGCGGCTCGCGAAGGCGGGCGCTGGGTGCTTGACGGAGCGAAGGCCGTCGTCGATTGCGGCGAGCACGCGACGTTCTTCGTCGTCAGCGCGCGCACCGCCGGCGCCGACGACGCCGCCGCGGGCCTGTCGCTCTTCGTCGTGCCGAAGACGGCGCCGGGCGTGACGGCGCGCGGCTACCGGAAGATCGACGGCGGCCGCGCGGCCGACGTGCGCTTCGAGCGCGTCGCGCTGGCCGACGACGCGCTCGTCGGCGCGCCGGGCGAAGCGGCCGACGCGATCGAGCGCGCGCTCGGCTTCGGCCTGCTCGCGCTCGCGGCGGAGGCGCTTGGCGCGATGGACGTCGCGAAGGCGTACACGCTCGAGTATCTGCGCACCCGCCGCCAGTTCGGCGTGCCGATCGGCAGCTTCCAGGCGCTGCAGCACCGGATGGCGGAGCTGCTGCTCGAGATCGAGCAGGCGCGCTCGGCGGTGATCAACGCGGCCGCGCAGCTCGACGCGCCGCGCGTGGCGCGCGAGCGCGCGCTGTCCGCCGCCAAGTACAGCGTCGGCCGGATCGGCGCGCTCGTCGCCGAGGAGAGCATCCAGCTGCACGGCGGGATCGGGATGACGTGGGAGCTGCCGCTCGCGCACTACGCGAAACGGCTCGTGATGATCGATCACCAGCTCGGCGACGAGGATCACCACCTCGCGCGCTATGTCGCGCTGTCGAAGCAATAG
- a CDS encoding acyl-CoA dehydrogenase family protein — translation MDLNFTAEEEAFRAQVQRFLADELPPRISRKVKGGLRLTRDDMREWHAILNARGWLASHWPREWGGPGWSVAQKFLFDNECAIAGAPRIVPFGVNMLGPVLIRYGSEAQKRRWLPRILDGTDWWCQGYSEPGAGSDLAAVKTSAVRGVDAQGDHYVVNGQKTWTTLGHYANMIFCLVRTATDVRKQEGISFLLVDMNAPGVEVRPIVTLDGEHEVNEVFFTDVRVPAENLVGEENRGWTYAKYLLTYERTNIAGVGFSVAALDRLRAVAAKVKRNGRPLADDPLFAARLARVEIELDNMKTTNLRVLAAVAGGGAPGAESSMLKIRGTQIRQEISSLMRRAMGPYAQPFVDEALDADYDGEPLGGLPEAASAATQYFNNRKLSIFGGSNEIQKNIISKTMLGL, via the coding sequence ATGGATCTCAATTTCACCGCTGAAGAGGAAGCGTTCCGCGCGCAGGTGCAGCGCTTTCTCGCCGACGAGCTGCCGCCGCGCATTTCGCGCAAGGTGAAGGGCGGCTTGCGGCTCACGCGCGACGACATGCGCGAATGGCACGCCATCCTCAACGCGCGGGGCTGGCTCGCGAGCCACTGGCCGCGCGAATGGGGCGGCCCCGGCTGGAGCGTCGCGCAGAAGTTCCTGTTCGACAACGAGTGCGCGATCGCGGGCGCGCCGCGCATCGTGCCGTTCGGCGTGAACATGCTCGGCCCCGTGCTGATCAGGTACGGCAGCGAAGCGCAGAAGCGCCGCTGGCTGCCGCGCATTCTCGACGGCACCGACTGGTGGTGCCAGGGCTATTCGGAGCCGGGCGCGGGCTCCGATCTCGCCGCGGTGAAAACGAGCGCGGTGCGGGGCGTCGACGCGCAGGGCGACCACTACGTCGTCAACGGGCAGAAGACGTGGACGACGCTCGGGCACTACGCGAACATGATCTTCTGCCTCGTGCGCACCGCGACCGACGTGCGCAAGCAGGAAGGCATCAGCTTCCTGCTCGTCGACATGAACGCGCCCGGCGTCGAGGTGCGCCCGATCGTCACGCTCGACGGCGAGCACGAAGTCAACGAAGTGTTCTTCACCGACGTGCGCGTGCCGGCCGAAAACCTCGTCGGCGAAGAGAACCGCGGCTGGACCTACGCGAAATACCTGCTCACGTACGAGCGCACGAACATCGCGGGCGTGGGCTTCTCGGTCGCGGCGCTGGACAGGCTGCGCGCGGTCGCGGCGAAGGTGAAGAGGAACGGCCGGCCGCTCGCCGACGATCCGCTCTTCGCCGCGCGGCTCGCTCGCGTCGAGATCGAGCTCGACAACATGAAGACGACGAACCTGCGCGTGCTCGCGGCCGTCGCGGGCGGCGGCGCGCCGGGCGCGGAGAGCTCGATGCTGAAGATTCGCGGCACGCAGATCCGCCAGGAGATTTCGTCGCTGATGCGTCGCGCGATGGGGCCGTATGCGCAGCCGTTCGTCGACGAGGCGCTCGACGCCGATTACGACGGCGAGCCGTTGGGCGGCCTGCCCGAGGCGGCGAGCGCCGCGACGCAATACTTCAACAACCGCAAGCTGTCGATCTTCGGCGGCTCGAACGAGATCCAGAAGAACATCATCTCGAAGACGATGCTCGGGTTGTAA
- a CDS encoding LysR family transcriptional regulator, with translation MDLNALTLLVDILDAGNLSKAAQRLKMSRANVSYRLNQLEKSIGLQLVRRTTRRIEPTEIGLRLYEHGRRIQNELLAAREAVTTLGQDLQGRVRLSVPSGYGQLVMSNWLIAFKRLYPGIVLDVVFENRIEDLMRDEVDIAVRVMSEPPQNLVARDMGAVRYVACASPGFAATHGMPTELDQLFDAPVITSTVVGRQLRVAAYLGDERHEVLLEPTLISENFLFLRQAILSGLGVGIVPDYVVHDDVRRGAVVTTLDAYRLSIFGTHMYMLYMPNRHHTRATSTFIDFVLDEARNAGRGG, from the coding sequence ATGGATCTGAATGCGCTCACGCTGCTCGTCGACATCCTCGACGCGGGCAATCTCAGCAAGGCGGCGCAGCGGCTCAAGATGAGCCGCGCGAACGTCAGCTACCGGCTCAACCAGCTGGAAAAATCGATCGGGCTGCAGCTCGTGCGCCGCACGACGCGGCGCATCGAGCCGACCGAGATCGGGCTGCGGCTCTACGAGCACGGGCGGCGAATCCAGAACGAGTTGCTCGCCGCGCGCGAGGCGGTCACGACGCTGGGCCAGGATTTGCAGGGGCGCGTGCGGCTTTCGGTGCCGAGCGGCTACGGGCAGCTCGTGATGTCGAACTGGCTGATCGCGTTCAAGCGGCTCTATCCGGGCATCGTGCTCGACGTCGTGTTCGAGAACCGCATCGAGGATCTGATGCGCGACGAAGTCGACATCGCGGTGCGCGTGATGTCCGAGCCGCCACAGAACCTCGTCGCGCGCGACATGGGCGCGGTGCGCTACGTCGCGTGCGCGTCGCCCGGCTTCGCCGCGACGCACGGCATGCCGACCGAGCTCGACCAGTTGTTCGACGCGCCCGTCATCACGTCGACGGTGGTCGGCCGGCAGTTGCGGGTCGCCGCGTACCTCGGCGACGAGCGGCACGAGGTGCTGCTCGAGCCAACGCTCATCTCCGAGAACTTCCTGTTCCTGAGGCAGGCGATCCTGTCCGGGCTCGGCGTCGGAATCGTGCCGGACTACGTCGTCCACGACGACGTGCGGCGCGGCGCGGTCGTCACGACGCTCGACGCGTACCGGCTCAGCATCTTCGGCACGCACATGTACATGCTGTACATGCCGAACCGCCATCACACGCGCGCGACGTCGACGTTCATCGACTTCGTGCTCGACGAGGCGAGAAACGCCGGGCGCGGCGGGTGA
- a CDS encoding zinc-dependent alcohol dehydrogenase family protein, which yields MARIVRIHQTGGPDVLRLDEIDPAPPGPGEIALQVKALGLNRAESMFRSGHYVEQPVFPARLGYEAAGVVSALGPGVTGFAIGDAVSIVPPLSISRWGTYGEVATVPADVAVKHPASLGWTEAAAVWMQYVTAWGALIDLAQIKRGDAVVITAASSSVGLAAIQVARMAGAVAIATTRTDAKAQALREFGADHVIVTQREDLAARVREITGGAGARVAFDPVAGPALPQLADALAFGGIVIEYGALAAEQAPFPLFAVLGKMLSVHGYQYKRVVGDPAKLDAAKRFVLDGLASGALKPAIDRVFPLDRIADAHRYLESNEQFGKIVVTV from the coding sequence ATGGCACGCATCGTACGCATCCATCAAACCGGCGGCCCCGACGTGCTGCGCCTCGACGAGATCGACCCCGCGCCGCCGGGACCGGGCGAGATCGCGCTGCAGGTGAAAGCGCTCGGCCTGAACCGCGCCGAATCGATGTTCCGCTCCGGGCATTACGTCGAGCAACCGGTGTTCCCCGCGCGGCTCGGCTACGAGGCGGCGGGCGTCGTCAGCGCGCTCGGGCCCGGCGTGACGGGCTTCGCGATCGGCGATGCGGTCAGCATCGTGCCGCCGCTGTCGATCTCGCGCTGGGGCACGTACGGCGAGGTCGCGACGGTGCCCGCCGACGTCGCCGTCAAGCATCCCGCATCGCTCGGCTGGACCGAGGCGGCCGCGGTGTGGATGCAGTACGTGACCGCGTGGGGCGCGCTGATCGACCTCGCGCAGATCAAGCGCGGCGACGCGGTCGTCATCACGGCGGCGTCGAGCAGCGTCGGGCTCGCGGCGATTCAGGTCGCTCGGATGGCCGGCGCGGTCGCGATCGCGACGACGCGCACCGACGCGAAGGCGCAGGCGCTGCGCGAGTTCGGCGCCGACCACGTGATCGTCACGCAGCGCGAGGATCTCGCCGCGCGCGTGCGCGAGATCACGGGCGGCGCGGGGGCGCGGGTCGCGTTCGATCCGGTCGCGGGCCCGGCGCTGCCGCAACTGGCCGATGCACTCGCGTTCGGCGGCATCGTGATCGAATACGGCGCGCTGGCGGCCGAACAGGCGCCCTTCCCGCTGTTCGCCGTGCTCGGCAAGATGCTGAGCGTGCACGGCTACCAGTACAAGCGCGTCGTCGGCGATCCGGCGAAGCTCGATGCCGCGAAGCGCTTCGTGCTCGACGGGCTCGCGTCGGGCGCGCTCAAGCCGGCGATCGACCGCGTGTTCCCGCTCGATCGAATCGCCGACGCGCACCGCTACCTCGAATCGAACGAGCAGTTCGGCAAGATCGTCGTCACGGTGTAA
- a CDS encoding gamma-glutamyltransferase family protein, whose amino-acid sequence MTDRIRPRPSRSRAGAIAAAFFAVAAAGCANAPGPSAQNAAASASAASAASAASATPGASPSEPAELSSWVDKPGWTAQRDMIAAAHPLAAQAGQEMLKAGGTAVDAAIAAQMVLMLVEPQASGIGGGAFLLHANGKTVEAYDGRETAPAAATDRLFYGADGKPLPRAAPGARTVGVPGVLRMLELAHRAHGKLPWRRLFQPAIRLAEQGFPLGPRLAAALANDPSLASDPAARACFYDKNGAPKPAGATLRNPQLAATLKLVAAHGANAFYTGAIARDIVAKVRQAPNPGVLSVQDLARYRAKVREPLCADYRKWIVCGMPPPSAGGLVVAQILGLLEAQPDWRQIGAQKPVRNATGVEPTPFAAHQFSEAGRLAYADRAQYVADPDFVAPPGGSWTSLVERRYVAERARLIGDASAGTASAGSPSGLPPASAADRGAEPPSGSQITVVDRYGNAVSMTSTLDERFGSRLMVRGFLLNSQLLDFSPVSAEHGKPVANRVQPGKRARSTLAPELVFEKGSQRLMMALGSAGGAFAANDVAKTLVGMIDWGMTMQQAIALPNFGSRNGPTELEKGRVSDALAQALKERGHDVRVVELGSSLQGIQRINVEGQSVWFGGSDPRSDGVVSGD is encoded by the coding sequence ATGACCGACCGGATTCGTCCGCGCCCGTCCCGTTCACGGGCCGGCGCGATCGCCGCCGCCTTTTTCGCCGTCGCCGCCGCCGGATGCGCGAACGCGCCCGGCCCGAGCGCGCAGAACGCCGCCGCATCGGCGTCGGCAGCGTCGGCTGCCTCGGCGGCTTCCGCGACGCCAGGCGCATCGCCGTCCGAACCGGCCGAGCTGTCGAGCTGGGTCGACAAGCCGGGCTGGACCGCGCAGCGCGACATGATCGCGGCCGCGCATCCGCTCGCCGCGCAGGCCGGCCAGGAGATGCTGAAGGCGGGCGGCACCGCCGTCGACGCGGCGATTGCCGCGCAGATGGTGCTGATGCTCGTCGAGCCGCAGGCGTCGGGCATCGGCGGCGGCGCGTTCCTGCTGCACGCGAACGGCAAGACGGTCGAAGCGTACGACGGCCGCGAGACCGCGCCCGCCGCCGCGACCGACCGGCTCTTCTACGGCGCCGACGGCAAGCCGCTGCCGCGCGCTGCGCCCGGCGCGCGCACGGTCGGCGTGCCGGGCGTGCTGCGCATGCTCGAGCTCGCGCACCGCGCGCACGGCAAGCTGCCGTGGCGACGCCTGTTCCAGCCCGCGATCCGGCTCGCCGAGCAGGGCTTTCCGCTTGGCCCTCGGCTGGCGGCGGCGCTTGCGAACGACCCGTCGCTCGCGAGCGATCCGGCCGCGCGCGCGTGCTTCTACGACAAGAACGGCGCGCCGAAGCCCGCGGGCGCGACGCTGAGGAATCCCCAGCTCGCGGCGACGCTCAAGCTCGTCGCCGCGCACGGCGCGAACGCGTTCTATACGGGCGCGATCGCGCGCGACATCGTCGCGAAAGTTCGGCAGGCGCCGAATCCCGGCGTGCTGAGCGTGCAGGACCTCGCGCGATACCGCGCGAAAGTGCGCGAGCCGCTGTGCGCCGACTATCGCAAATGGATCGTGTGCGGGATGCCGCCGCCGTCGGCGGGCGGGCTCGTCGTCGCGCAGATCCTCGGTCTGCTCGAGGCGCAGCCGGACTGGCGGCAGATCGGCGCGCAGAAGCCCGTGCGCAATGCGACGGGCGTCGAGCCGACGCCGTTCGCCGCGCATCAGTTCAGCGAGGCGGGCCGTCTCGCGTACGCGGACCGCGCGCAGTACGTCGCCGATCCCGACTTCGTCGCGCCGCCGGGCGGCAGTTGGACGAGCCTCGTCGAGCGGCGCTACGTCGCCGAGCGCGCGCGGCTGATCGGCGACGCGAGCGCGGGCACCGCGAGCGCCGGCTCGCCATCCGGCCTGCCGCCTGCGTCCGCCGCCGACCGCGGCGCGGAACCGCCGTCGGGATCGCAGATCACGGTCGTCGATCGCTACGGCAACGCGGTATCGATGACGTCGACGCTCGACGAGCGCTTCGGCTCGCGGCTGATGGTGCGCGGCTTCCTGCTCAACAGCCAGTTGCTCGATTTCTCGCCCGTGTCGGCCGAGCACGGCAAGCCGGTCGCGAACCGCGTGCAGCCGGGCAAGCGCGCACGCTCGACGCTCGCGCCCGAACTCGTGTTCGAGAAAGGCTCGCAGCGGCTGATGATGGCGCTCGGCTCGGCGGGCGGCGCATTCGCCGCGAACGACGTCGCGAAGACGCTCGTCGGGATGATCGACTGGGGCATGACGATGCAGCAGGCGATCGCGCTGCCGAACTTCGGCTCGCGCAACGGGCCGACCGAGCTCGAGAAGGGGCGCGTATCCGATGCGCTTGCCCAAGCGCTGAAGGAACGCGGGCACGACGTGCGCGTCGTCGAGCTGGGGTCGAGCCTGCAGGGAATCCAGCGGATCAACGTCGAGGGGCAGTCGGTATGGTTCGGCGGCTCGGACCCGCGAAGCGACGGGGTCGTCTCGGGGGACTGA